From the Aquitalea magnusonii genome, one window contains:
- a CDS encoding M48 family metallopeptidase, producing the protein MSALKYLLHYPPALLAQVQARLDDGSLGDWLAARYPATHQVQSDNALYQYVGALKQRYLKNAPAPTKVLFDSQQHPVKGTLGTNTQVSRVQGGKLKAKHEIRIASLFRDAPEPFLRMIVVHELAHLREKNHDKAFYQLCCHMEPDYHQLEFDTRLWLTLRELKPA; encoded by the coding sequence ATGTCTGCCCTCAAATACCTGCTGCACTATCCACCCGCCCTGCTTGCCCAGGTTCAGGCCCGTCTGGACGACGGCAGCCTGGGCGACTGGCTGGCCGCACGCTATCCCGCCACCCATCAGGTACAAAGCGATAATGCGCTGTACCAGTATGTTGGTGCGCTCAAGCAGCGCTATCTGAAAAATGCCCCCGCCCCCACCAAGGTGCTGTTCGACAGTCAGCAACATCCGGTAAAAGGCACGCTGGGCACCAATACCCAGGTTTCCCGCGTACAAGGCGGCAAGCTCAAGGCCAAGCATGAAATCCGCATTGCCAGCCTGTTCCGCGACGCACCAGAGCCGTTCTTGCGCATGATCGTGGTACATGAGCTGGCGCATTTGCGCGAAAAAAACCACGACAAAGCCTTCTACCAACTGTGCTGCCATATGGAACCGGACTACCACCAACTGGAGTTCGATACCCGGCTGTGGTTGACGCTGCGCGAGCTGAAGCCGGCCTGA
- a CDS encoding GNAT family N-acetyltransferase — protein MTSLTLRPATFDDADLIARLHTESWQNSYRRILSDDYLDHVAPTERLTMWTRRFHYDNHLWVQLALWDGEPVGFVCLLPDGETERGLLLDNLHVLPGQQGRGVGRTLLQAAAAQADRLQPGTSMHLWVYEANSDARRFYNRMGGEMVDRENVLAPDGSKAVALCYRWKQPALLAGSGSVAA, from the coding sequence ATGACTTCGCTGACCTTGCGCCCGGCCACCTTTGACGATGCAGACCTGATTGCCCGCCTGCACACCGAAAGCTGGCAAAACAGCTACCGCCGCATCCTGTCCGACGATTACCTGGACCACGTAGCGCCCACCGAACGTCTCACCATGTGGACCCGCCGCTTTCATTACGACAACCACCTGTGGGTGCAACTGGCCCTGTGGGATGGCGAGCCGGTGGGTTTTGTCTGCCTGCTGCCAGATGGCGAAACCGAACGTGGCCTGCTGCTGGACAATCTGCATGTCCTGCCCGGCCAGCAGGGCCGTGGCGTAGGCCGCACCCTGCTGCAGGCGGCGGCAGCCCAGGCCGACCGACTGCAGCCTGGCACGTCGATGCATTTGTGGGTGTACGAGGCCAATAGCGACGCGCGCCGCTTTTACAACCGCATGGGTGGGGAAATGGTGGACCGGGAAAACGTGCTGGCACCGGACGGCAGCAAGGCCGTTGCGCTGTGCTACCGCTGGAAGCAGCCGGCACTGCTGGCCGGCAGCGGCAGCGTGGCAGCCTGA